One genomic window of Cellulophaga sp. Hel_I_12 includes the following:
- a CDS encoding SHOCT domain-containing protein: MHLYDGHFGGMHLIWWIIWVILLAWIFFIPADIPYQKTLKDSPLDILKKRYAKGEISKEDYEESKRILNSDN; encoded by the coding sequence ATGCATTTATACGACGGACACTTTGGAGGAATGCACCTAATATGGTGGATTATATGGGTCATCTTACTTGCTTGGATATTCTTTATCCCAGCAGATATACCCTATCAAAAAACATTGAAGGACAGCCCACTGGATATTCTTAAAAAACGCTATGCAAAAGGCGAAATATCCAAGGAAGACTATGAAGAATCTAAAAGAATTTTAAACTCGGACAACTAA
- a CDS encoding AraC family transcriptional regulator, which yields MSKPKEFWIKNMVCNRCLKVIMQELQELEVTVLSLELGRLLVEAPNKTDNEIINAVTTVLHANDFEIVQNEEEMLVERIKIILIEQLQELPLHIKVKTSELLASSLHREYKTLSKLFSANQQTTIEKYFIKLKIEKVKELIQLKQHSFSDIGYLLDYSSVNHLSRQFKEVIGVSMTDYKNTENWKRNFYDEIM from the coding sequence ATGAGCAAACCAAAAGAATTTTGGATTAAGAATATGGTCTGTAATCGCTGCTTAAAAGTAATTATGCAGGAGTTACAGGAACTTGAAGTAACCGTACTTTCATTGGAATTGGGAAGGTTGTTGGTAGAAGCACCAAATAAAACAGACAATGAAATTATCAATGCAGTAACAACCGTGCTTCACGCCAATGATTTTGAAATAGTGCAGAACGAAGAAGAAATGCTCGTAGAAAGAATCAAGATTATTCTAATTGAACAATTGCAAGAGCTACCATTACATATCAAAGTAAAAACATCTGAACTATTGGCATCAAGCCTTCATAGGGAATACAAGACATTGAGTAAATTATTTTCAGCAAATCAACAGACAACCATTGAAAAGTACTTTATCAAATTAAAGATAGAGAAAGTTAAAGAGCTCATTCAACTCAAACAACATTCCTTTTCAGATATAGGATACTTATTGGACTACAGCAGTGTCAACCATCTGTCTAGACAGTTCAAAGAAGTAATTGGAGTGAGTATGACCGATTATAAAAATACTGAAAACTGGAAAAGAAATTTTTACGATGAAATTATGTAG
- a CDS encoding universal stress protein: MKIVLAVDGSDFSKVAIKKLAKFPLPQGSEISIINVYEHPAMSTPELISTTVTLDVYYQEFIANAEKIGKKIVSEAGKVLKEKNSSLRITTNVVSGLPKKEILEKAESFDADLIVVGSQGQGAFSRLLLGSVSQYLATHAKCSVMIVKDKDTK, encoded by the coding sequence ATGAAAATAGTATTAGCAGTAGACGGCTCGGATTTTAGCAAGGTTGCCATTAAGAAACTTGCAAAATTTCCATTACCACAGGGCAGTGAAATTAGTATAATAAACGTTTATGAACATCCTGCGATGTCAACCCCAGAACTCATATCCACAACAGTAACTCTTGACGTGTATTATCAAGAATTTATAGCCAATGCTGAAAAAATAGGGAAAAAGATTGTTTCCGAAGCTGGTAAAGTATTGAAAGAAAAAAATAGCTCACTTCGTATAACAACAAATGTTGTCAGCGGTCTTCCTAAAAAAGAAATTTTGGAAAAAGCGGAATCTTTTGATGCCGATTTGATTGTAGTGGGTTCGCAAGGGCAAGGCGCATTTTCACGTCTTTTATTAGGTTCCGTTTCACAGTATTTAGCAACACACGCCAAATGTTCAGTAATGATTGTAAAAGACAAGGACACAAAGTAA
- a CDS encoding heavy-metal-associated domain-containing protein, translating into MKQKFQINGISCGGCVARVKKTLEEHPNIEKAEIFLAPKGATRITMNEALSVADLQKQLDELNGYTITELNQ; encoded by the coding sequence ATGAAACAAAAATTTCAAATAAACGGAATTAGTTGTGGTGGATGTGTAGCAAGGGTCAAGAAGACTTTGGAAGAACATCCCAATATCGAAAAGGCAGAAATTTTTCTGGCACCAAAAGGAGCTACACGTATCACGATGAATGAAGCACTTTCGGTTGCCGACTTGCAAAAGCAACTCGATGAGCTCAATGGATATACAATCACAGAACTTAATCAATAA
- a CDS encoding class I fructose-bisphosphate aldolase has product MKIDINITQLLGEKADFYLNHVCEKITKDELQTPSKTSLDRVFTQSNRNPQVLRSLSQLYNHGNLGGTGYLSILPVDQGIEHSAAFSFYKNPDYFDPENIIKLAIEAGCNGVASTFGALGLNARKYAHKIPFIVKINHNELLTFPNKYNQTLFGKVKAAWDMGAVAVGATIYFGSEESNRQLKEIAEAFEEAHNLGMATILWCYSRNEAFKTGKEDYHAAADVTGQANHIGVTIQADIIKQKLPTNNFGFKEIGFGKYDDEMYETLTTEHPIDLCRLQVANCFMGKIGLINSGGGSKGKSDLVEAITTAVINKRAGGSGLIMGRKAFQKPFGEGVEVLQSVQKVYLDTKISIA; this is encoded by the coding sequence ATGAAAATAGACATAAATATTACACAACTGTTAGGGGAAAAAGCAGACTTCTATTTGAATCACGTTTGTGAAAAAATAACCAAGGACGAATTACAAACACCTAGTAAGACAAGCCTAGACAGGGTATTTACTCAAAGTAATAGAAATCCGCAGGTACTACGAAGTCTTTCACAATTGTATAACCACGGAAATCTTGGTGGCACAGGCTACTTGAGTATTCTGCCTGTTGACCAAGGTATCGAGCATAGTGCGGCCTTTTCATTCTATAAAAACCCTGATTATTTTGACCCAGAGAATATTATAAAACTCGCCATTGAGGCCGGTTGTAATGGTGTGGCTTCCACGTTTGGTGCTTTGGGATTGAACGCTAGGAAATATGCCCATAAAATCCCTTTTATCGTAAAGATTAATCACAATGAACTGCTCACATTTCCTAATAAATATAACCAAACCTTATTTGGTAAAGTAAAAGCTGCGTGGGATATGGGAGCAGTTGCTGTCGGTGCTACTATATATTTTGGTTCCGAAGAAAGCAATAGACAGCTTAAAGAAATAGCTGAAGCTTTTGAAGAAGCCCACAATTTAGGTATGGCTACCATTTTATGGTGCTATTCCCGAAACGAAGCTTTCAAAACTGGAAAAGAAGATTATCACGCTGCTGCCGATGTAACAGGGCAAGCAAATCATATTGGGGTAACCATTCAGGCAGATATCATTAAGCAAAAATTACCTACAAATAACTTTGGTTTCAAAGAAATCGGTTTTGGAAAATATGATGATGAAATGTATGAGACGCTGACAACAGAACATCCCATCGACCTATGCAGGTTGCAGGTGGCTAATTGCTTTATGGGAAAAATCGGATTGATTAATTCCGGTGGTGGCTCTAAAGGTAAGTCTGATTTGGTGGAGGCAATAACAACTGCCGTTATCAATAAAAGAGCTGGTGGCTCTGGATTGATAATGGGAAGAAAAGCGTTTCAAAAGCCCTTCGGTGAAGGCGTGGAAGTATTACAATCCGTTCAGAAAGTTTATTTGGATACTAAAATTAGCATTGCATAA
- a CDS encoding lycopene cyclase domain-containing protein — protein sequence MSLITMPFGLTEPLFVPEYWFPPSLFDLAEKTGFDIESLIFSFAIGGIGTVLYNLIFKRGLAEIPHSERSHSRHRLHIYILFIPAAVFILLALFTSLNHIYCGIIALFIGGLATLYCRPDLKGKIWVGGILFTVLYFIYFGSILPFYPQYVELYWNLDNLTHILVLGIPIEELMFAFTFGMYWSGLYEHIYWRKLIKSNKTFKL from the coding sequence ATGAGCCTAATCACTATGCCTTTTGGTTTAACAGAACCGTTGTTTGTACCAGAATATTGGTTTCCACCTTCGCTTTTTGATTTGGCCGAAAAAACAGGCTTCGATATCGAAAGTTTGATTTTCTCTTTCGCAATAGGTGGAATTGGCACTGTACTCTACAACCTTATTTTTAAAAGAGGACTTGCCGAAATACCACATAGCGAACGAAGTCATAGCAGGCACCGATTGCATATTTATATACTTTTTATACCAGCAGCTGTATTCATCCTTCTGGCGCTTTTTACGTCGCTCAATCACATTTATTGCGGCATAATAGCTTTGTTCATAGGTGGATTGGCGACTCTTTATTGTCGCCCAGATTTAAAAGGAAAGATTTGGGTTGGGGGAATTCTGTTTACGGTATTGTACTTCATTTATTTCGGAAGCATCCTTCCGTTCTATCCTCAATATGTGGAGTTGTACTGGAATCTTGACAACCTGACCCATATTCTTGTCTTGGGCATTCCTATTGAAGAATTAATGTTCGCCTTCACTTTTGGGATGTATTGGTCTGGATTGTATGAACATATCTATTGGCGAAAACTCATAAAATCAAATAAAACATTCAAATTATGA
- a CDS encoding APC family permease, which translates to MKDTTDKNNKLSLIGSISLGTGVMIGAGIFVLMGQIAELVGDLFPIAFIAGAVVVGFSSYSYVKFSNAFPSSGGVVKFFNKSYGPGTTTGVYSLLMYVSMVVAQSLVAGTFGAYTLRLFPESYAGYASILGILLLVTAYIINILGNKVIGATATFTAIIKVGGIALLAIAGLVASGFADITGDYIPQNTETLPQGFGFVAALALSILAYKGFTTITNQGGDIKNPHKNLGRSIVISILICTLIYVALALAVAGGLSIPEIIKAKDYALAAAAEPVFGEWGLWFTIAIAIVATFSGVIASVFSASRLLGMLSNMKQVPSLKRIGNFKNPALIFTVSLAILLTALFDLTRIASIGAIFYLIMDIAIHWGLFRHLKNEVKFNPIIPLIAIVMDIAVLAAFLYIKYLNDPMVLIVAAIGIILILIAERFFMISHTDDDGNMPMGMENTNNKNNKS; encoded by the coding sequence ATGAAAGACACAACAGATAAAAACAATAAGCTTTCCTTAATAGGGTCTATATCTCTAGGAACTGGTGTAATGATTGGTGCTGGCATATTTGTTCTAATGGGACAAATAGCGGAGTTAGTAGGAGATCTGTTCCCGATTGCCTTTATTGCGGGAGCTGTCGTGGTGGGTTTCAGCTCTTATTCCTACGTAAAGTTCTCAAATGCTTTTCCATCCTCTGGAGGTGTGGTTAAGTTTTTCAATAAATCCTATGGACCTGGAACGACAACCGGTGTCTATTCTTTACTAATGTATGTTTCAATGGTCGTTGCACAAAGTTTGGTTGCAGGAACCTTTGGCGCTTATACCCTTCGATTATTCCCAGAAAGTTATGCTGGTTATGCATCCATACTTGGTATTCTACTTTTGGTAACAGCTTATATAATAAATATTCTAGGAAATAAAGTAATTGGAGCAACGGCCACTTTTACAGCAATTATTAAAGTAGGTGGTATTGCACTACTTGCGATTGCAGGTCTGGTAGCTTCCGGATTTGCGGATATTACAGGAGACTATATCCCACAAAATACCGAAACTTTACCACAAGGGTTCGGCTTTGTAGCGGCATTGGCATTATCAATCCTTGCCTATAAAGGGTTCACAACAATAACGAATCAAGGTGGAGACATCAAAAATCCACACAAAAACCTTGGAAGATCCATTGTGATTTCTATTCTTATCTGCACACTTATTTATGTAGCCTTGGCACTTGCTGTTGCAGGCGGTTTAAGCATTCCTGAAATAATAAAGGCAAAAGATTATGCTTTGGCAGCAGCAGCCGAACCTGTTTTTGGGGAATGGGGCTTATGGTTTACTATAGCAATCGCTATTGTAGCAACCTTTTCAGGGGTTATCGCCAGTGTATTTTCGGCATCGCGCTTATTGGGGATGTTGAGTAATATGAAACAAGTACCCTCTTTAAAAAGGATAGGTAATTTTAAAAATCCAGCGCTCATATTCACGGTTTCCCTTGCCATTTTACTCACTGCCCTTTTCGATTTAACAAGAATCGCTTCTATAGGAGCTATTTTCTACCTCATTATGGATATCGCTATCCATTGGGGGCTTTTTCGCCACCTAAAAAACGAGGTAAAATTTAACCCCATCATTCCGTTAATAGCCATTGTAATGGACATTGCAGTACTAGCAGCCTTTCTATATATAAAATATCTGAATGATCCAATGGTGCTCATCGTAGCAGCAATTGGAATTATCCTGATTCTCATTGCGGAACGTTTTTTTATGATTTCGCATACAGACGATGATGGCAATATGCCTATGGGAATGGAGAATACAAATAATAAAAACAACAAATCATAA
- a CDS encoding DUF5676 family membrane protein — MHRLNVKKLGFAFGLTGTIIYLGCMIVMATAGREGTIIFFNSLLHGLDTTNVIRMDVPLLEVLMGIVQTFILWWLIGASIGAFYNAQIKIKK; from the coding sequence ATGCATCGCTTAAACGTAAAAAAACTCGGATTTGCCTTCGGTCTTACAGGAACCATAATTTATTTGGGCTGTATGATAGTAATGGCTACAGCAGGGCGGGAAGGTACAATCATCTTTTTCAATAGCTTATTGCACGGCTTGGACACCACCAATGTCATTAGAATGGATGTTCCCCTATTAGAAGTGTTAATGGGTATCGTACAAACTTTTATCCTTTGGTGGCTTATAGGCGCTTCTATTGGCGCTTTTTATAATGCGCAAATAAAAATAAAAAAGTAA
- a CDS encoding dicarboxylate/amino acid:cation symporter — MFDTEVKSLKSFNHYLSKLVESRLWLKVIIALFLGVGFGLLLSPQNGWITKETADIAGNWLALPGVLFLKLVQMIMIPLIVASIITGIASNEKDSLKKLGGGVLLYFLGTTIVSVSLGVILSQIFRPGRFLHQQALAEHNEITAVPTENPELSFGLETIPDAISNLLPENPLASMVSGEMLSIVIFTIIIGVAVLSLENALLRPVKLLLSAIQEVCMTVVKWSMLLVPIAVFGLMAQLTSSVGLSSLSGLTYYVGVVLLGLLLLVIFYLGLIVLLGKKNPLHFLKKIRDVQLLAFSTTSSAAVMPLSLKTAEEELKVDKTISNFIIPIGATVNMDGTALYQTITTLFIAQAYGLEMSLLNIIVVIVTIVAASIGTPAIPGGGIVILASVLGSVGIPAEGIIIIIGVERLLGMFRTAVNVTGDLTACMVFNRFYGKTPILVSEKTDNKSISKQ, encoded by the coding sequence ATGTTCGACACAGAAGTAAAATCACTTAAATCATTCAATCACTACCTCTCAAAATTGGTAGAAAGTCGTCTATGGCTAAAGGTTATCATTGCCTTATTTTTGGGTGTTGGTTTTGGATTGCTGTTAAGTCCTCAAAACGGGTGGATTACTAAAGAAACAGCAGACATCGCAGGGAATTGGCTGGCATTGCCTGGCGTACTTTTTCTAAAACTGGTTCAAATGATTATGATTCCTTTGATTGTGGCTTCTATCATCACAGGAATCGCAAGTAATGAAAAGGACAGTCTAAAAAAATTAGGTGGTGGCGTTTTATTATATTTTCTAGGCACTACCATAGTTTCGGTAAGTTTGGGTGTAATACTATCTCAAATTTTTAGACCTGGTCGCTTTTTACATCAACAGGCTCTAGCTGAACATAATGAAATTACTGCTGTTCCAACGGAAAATCCCGAGCTTTCCTTCGGCCTTGAAACTATTCCAGATGCCATATCAAACTTACTTCCAGAGAACCCTTTAGCATCTATGGTTAGTGGTGAAATGTTAAGTATTGTGATTTTCACAATCATTATTGGTGTAGCTGTGCTATCACTTGAAAATGCCTTACTGCGCCCAGTAAAGCTTCTTTTAAGTGCCATTCAGGAAGTCTGTATGACAGTAGTAAAATGGTCAATGCTTCTAGTACCTATTGCTGTTTTCGGACTAATGGCGCAGCTTACCTCTAGTGTTGGTTTAAGTTCTTTATCAGGTTTAACGTACTATGTTGGGGTAGTACTTCTCGGTCTTCTTTTATTGGTAATTTTCTATTTGGGACTCATCGTACTTCTCGGAAAGAAAAACCCATTGCATTTCCTAAAAAAAATAAGGGATGTTCAATTATTGGCTTTTTCAACCACAAGTTCTGCCGCTGTGATGCCCTTATCTCTAAAAACCGCAGAAGAAGAACTAAAAGTGGACAAGACTATTAGCAATTTTATCATACCTATAGGGGCGACCGTCAATATGGATGGTACTGCACTATACCAAACTATTACAACTCTTTTTATTGCCCAAGCTTACGGACTGGAAATGAGTTTACTCAATATTATAGTGGTCATTGTAACTATTGTCGCTGCATCCATTGGTACACCTGCCATTCCAGGAGGTGGTATTGTTATACTCGCTTCTGTTTTGGGAAGTGTCGGCATACCCGCTGAAGGCATCATCATTATCATTGGTGTAGAAAGACTCTTGGGAATGTTTAGGACTGCTGTAAATGTAACTGGTGATTTAACTGCCTGTATGGTCTTCAATAGATTCTATGGTAAAACCCCAATCTTGGTTAGTGAGAAAACGGATAATAAATCAATTTCAAAACAATGA
- a CDS encoding NAD(P)/FAD-dependent oxidoreductase, which yields MNANHLNNNTKESACKVTDEICLPDSNLPRVIIIGGGFAGLALVEKLKHKEVQVVLFDKNNFHQFQPLFYQVATSALEPDSIVFPFRKQISGYKNVLFRLAEVEEIQPSTNTIITNKGRVHFDYLVLATGTTTNFFGMDNVESHSLGMKDIRDSLNIRHMMLQNLEQAAITCDDEERNALTNFVIVGGGPAGVEMAGALAEFCKYILPKDYPEYPSSIMNIYLIEAIDELLSTMSEKASTKTLKYLKDLDVKVLFNESVSDYDGSIVTTKSGKTILAKNLIWTAGVKGQFPKGIDEKHVVRGNRLKTDSFLMVEGYKNIFAIGDIAAVITEETPKGHPQVAQTAIQQGKYLGNILLKIIKDEGVNPFEYKDKGSLATVGKRKAVADLGKFKFAGYFAWLLWSVVHLLSISGFRNRLMVGFNWAVSYFTYEKSNRLIIRNFKPKPSVNNTKK from the coding sequence ATGAACGCTAACCACTTAAATAATAATACAAAAGAATCTGCTTGCAAGGTAACAGATGAAATCTGCCTTCCAGACTCTAATTTACCTCGTGTTATTATTATAGGTGGTGGGTTTGCAGGTTTAGCGTTGGTTGAAAAACTGAAACACAAAGAGGTGCAGGTGGTACTGTTCGATAAAAACAACTTCCACCAGTTTCAGCCCTTATTTTATCAAGTGGCAACGAGTGCTTTGGAACCTGATAGTATTGTATTCCCTTTCAGAAAACAAATTAGTGGTTATAAAAATGTATTGTTTCGTTTAGCTGAAGTCGAGGAAATCCAACCTTCTACAAACACCATTATAACCAATAAAGGAAGAGTTCACTTCGACTATCTCGTATTGGCAACGGGTACAACAACTAATTTTTTTGGTATGGACAATGTCGAGTCCCATAGTCTTGGGATGAAAGACATCCGTGATTCTCTAAATATCCGTCATATGATGCTGCAAAATTTGGAACAAGCAGCCATTACCTGTGATGATGAAGAACGTAATGCACTGACCAATTTTGTAATCGTTGGCGGTGGACCCGCTGGTGTAGAAATGGCTGGTGCGTTGGCTGAGTTCTGTAAATACATTCTTCCAAAGGATTATCCTGAATATCCTTCTTCCATTATGAACATTTATTTGATAGAGGCCATTGATGAATTGTTAAGTACGATGTCTGAAAAAGCCTCTACAAAAACTCTGAAATATTTGAAGGACTTGGATGTAAAGGTACTATTCAATGAATCGGTAAGCGATTATGACGGCTCAATAGTAACAACAAAAAGTGGAAAAACCATTTTAGCCAAAAACCTAATCTGGACGGCGGGTGTTAAAGGACAGTTCCCAAAAGGTATTGATGAAAAACACGTGGTTAGGGGCAATCGCTTAAAAACAGACTCATTTTTAATGGTAGAAGGTTACAAAAACATTTTTGCCATAGGCGACATAGCGGCTGTAATTACAGAAGAAACGCCAAAAGGGCATCCGCAAGTAGCACAAACAGCTATTCAGCAAGGTAAATATTTAGGTAATATATTATTGAAAATTATTAAGGATGAGGGTGTGAACCCTTTCGAATATAAAGACAAAGGTTCATTAGCTACAGTAGGGAAACGTAAAGCAGTAGCTGATTTGGGCAAATTTAAATTTGCAGGTTATTTCGCTTGGCTATTATGGTCAGTTGTACACTTATTATCCATAAGCGGATTTAGAAATAGATTGATGGTTGGTTTTAATTGGGCGGTAAGCTATTTCACATATGAAAAGAGCAACCGCCTAATTATTAGAAATTTTAAACCAAAACCTTCAGTTAATAACACAAAGAAATAA
- a CDS encoding type II glyceraldehyde-3-phosphate dehydrogenase — protein sequence MKNIAVIGYGVIGKRVADAINLQDDMKLSGVCDIISDWRIQNAVRKKYDIYAATQEAEDRMKSEGISVKGDMHDLLKKSDLVVDCTPKKIAAQNVAIYKEQNIKFILHGGEKHETTGHSFSAENNYQSALNLDATRVVSCNTTSILRTLTALKRANLLDYARGTLLRRATDPWESHLGGIMNTMVPEKDIPSHQGPDAKSVDPDLDVITAAVKVPETLSHMHYWNVKLKKQASKEEVLNAFKTSSRIKLIQYDKGLVSNNTIKEMFLDMGRPWGDMYEVALWEDMLKVVGDELFYAYVVDNQAIVIPETIDAIRALTGIETDGAKSIAKTNESLGIH from the coding sequence ATGAAAAATATAGCAGTTATAGGATACGGAGTCATCGGAAAAAGGGTGGCCGATGCCATCAATCTACAGGACGATATGAAGCTTTCGGGCGTGTGTGATATCATAAGCGATTGGCGCATTCAAAATGCCGTGAGAAAAAAGTACGATATCTACGCAGCAACTCAAGAAGCAGAAGACAGAATGAAATCCGAAGGTATTTCAGTAAAAGGCGATATGCACGACCTGTTGAAAAAATCAGATCTCGTTGTGGACTGTACCCCTAAAAAGATTGCGGCTCAAAATGTAGCAATTTATAAAGAGCAAAACATCAAATTTATTTTACACGGAGGCGAAAAACACGAAACAACAGGCCATTCCTTTAGTGCTGAAAATAATTATCAGTCTGCTCTAAATCTAGATGCTACACGTGTAGTTTCCTGCAACACCACTTCTATTTTAAGGACGTTGACCGCTTTAAAAAGAGCCAATTTATTGGATTATGCTAGAGGTACACTTTTAAGAAGAGCAACAGATCCTTGGGAAAGCCATTTAGGTGGTATTATGAATACGATGGTTCCTGAAAAAGACATCCCGAGCCACCAAGGTCCTGATGCTAAAAGCGTTGACCCAGATTTGGATGTCATCACTGCCGCAGTAAAAGTTCCAGAAACTTTAAGCCATATGCACTATTGGAATGTGAAGTTAAAAAAACAAGCCTCGAAAGAAGAAGTGCTGAATGCTTTTAAGACATCTAGTCGTATCAAGCTAATTCAATATGACAAAGGCCTAGTTTCTAACAACACTATCAAGGAAATGTTTTTGGATATGGGAAGACCTTGGGGCGATATGTATGAAGTAGCCCTATGGGAAGATATGCTGAAGGTAGTGGGGGATGAACTTTTCTACGCCTATGTGGTAGACAACCAAGCAATTGTTATACCCGAAACTATTGATGCCATTAGAGCACTTACAGGAATTGAAACAGATGGTGCCAAATCTATCGCTAAAACAAATGAAAGTTTAGGAATTCATTAA
- a CDS encoding WG repeat-containing protein: MKKLLITLVLIPFLGIAQTIENLEYISPFNNEVAAIKKGNEWGFIDQDGKVIIDFRNDLVLTKTGNATYPIFSNEKCLIAHQKDGILYYGYIDKTGKTVITPQFLNATNFEYDKALVLKVEKETIGYNDIFNKDIVSYHYFEVIIDKQGKAIDHLTQLAIHISPKDKEDKNPPTITSKFISENLVAIKDSNKKWRLKKIE, encoded by the coding sequence ATGAAAAAACTACTCATCACATTGGTATTAATTCCCTTTCTAGGGATTGCACAAACTATAGAAAATTTAGAGTACATCTCGCCTTTTAACAATGAAGTAGCTGCCATTAAAAAAGGGAACGAATGGGGGTTTATTGACCAAGACGGCAAAGTAATCATTGATTTTCGAAATGATTTGGTGCTAACCAAAACAGGAAATGCAACCTACCCCATATTCAGTAACGAAAAATGCTTGATTGCCCATCAAAAAGATGGCATACTGTATTATGGCTATATCGATAAAACTGGAAAAACTGTCATTACACCTCAATTCTTGAATGCGACCAATTTCGAATATGATAAGGCATTGGTACTAAAAGTTGAAAAAGAGACCATAGGCTATAATGACATTTTCAACAAAGACATCGTTAGCTACCATTATTTTGAAGTAATTATAGATAAACAAGGAAAAGCCATTGACCATCTAACTCAATTGGCCATTCACATATCGCCTAAAGATAAGGAAGATAAAAATCCACCTACCATAACATCTAAATTCATTTCGGAAAATTTAGTGGCCATTAAAGACAGCAACAAGAAATGGCGTTTAAAAAAAATTGAATAA